Genomic window (Corynebacterium simulans):
CGAGGCCGGATATCAGCTCGTTGCTGTCGATGCCCTAAGCGGCGAGGACACCGTCTTGGTGGATGCGGGTTCCCCGGGCTTCGACGATGTCGAGCTGCCGCCCGAGGCCAAAGGCTATACCTTGCTGCACAACAACGACTTCCTAGTGGGAATCTCCGACAACGCAGCGCGCCCGACCTTTGTCTACGACAAGCAGCAGGGCCCGCGCATGCTTGGCGATGCCTTCCCGCTCGACGACCCTGAGGATCCCGCCCACGTCTCCAGCCCTACGGGCACCATCGTGCGCAATCATCTGACGCTGCTGGATAAAGATGCCGGCATCAAGGTCATCAATCTGGCTAGCGGCGAGCAGGTGGGGGAAGTCTCCAACGAGGAGATGACTGAACCTTTCGAGACCGAGGACTACAAGGAGCAGGGCATCTCGGCTATTTCTGATGGCCAGGCACTGTACCTTTCTACCGGCAAGACCGAGGAATCCACCGAGCGTTACAAGCTCAACCTGGAGACCTTGGAGGTCGAGGAAACGAACCCGAAGGCCGTGCCACTCTTCGATACCCAGAACCTCTTCTTTGCTGGCTCCACCCTATTCGCCAACTTCGGCGAGGCCGGCGAGACCATCCCGGCCACCGGCGTTTACGCCTACTACGACTAAGCGAGCTCGCGCAGACTGCCATCGAGGCGTCGGGTAATCCCCTTCGCATCCAGTTGCTCTAGCAGCGGGATGGCAACCCGGCGCGTGGTGCAAAGCGCCTGACGCGCCTGCGAGGTGCTAAAGGGCTGCTCGATTCCTTGCAGGCGGGTTCTCGCCTCCGCGACTGCCGCGGGCAGCAACACCACGCCGTCCTTTAGGCGCAGCAGTCTCCCGGCGCGCTCAGCTGCGGCAAGCTCCTTGTTTCCCAGACCAAGCTCGCGTAGGTCCGCGGCCTCCGGCGCGGCGAAGGGCTCTCTCTTTAGCCGGCGTTCCAGCTCGGCAACGCTTGCTTCTGCCTCGCCCAAGTTAACCGCAGCGCCGGGCAGCCGAATAACGCCTTCGGCGGACTCCAGCTTCGCCGCGGCGACAGCTAGGTTGAGCAGGCTATCTTCTTCGACACCCAATACATCACGGGCGGCACCGCGCGGCAGGCCGACAGACAGCGGCTTGGCCGCCATGTGTTCCTGTACCGCATCATTAAGCGCCTGCTTCCACTTTCCCACCTGGCCGGCGGTGATCCACCACTTGTTAAAGGCAATCACTCCGGCAGGCGGCGCGGAGGTCTCATAGCCATCCTGTTCTAACTCGCTGAGCAACGCGTAACCGCGGTGGCGCAGGCTTTGCGCCGGATTGCGGTAGTCTTCCAGCTGCGCGAGTTCTTCCGCGCGGCGGGCTGCAGCTCCCCGCCGGCGCAGCGCGGGCGGGACAAGGTCAACAATTTCCACGCCGGCCAACACGTGGCGAGCGCCGGGCCCGCGCAGCACAAAGCGATCCCCCAGCTGAAGAGCCAATGGGGCACTGAGTCGAATGCGCGCGAAGTCGCCGCTGAGAGGTCGCACGCGTGCTTCCACGCCCGCCGTGCCGGTATGGGCGATGAGCTCCTGGACCACGTCACTTAGGCTTTCGCCAGAGACCCGACGCACGTCGAATTCTTGTGTGACCCGCCACGTGCTTGGGCTGAGCAGGCTATCGCCGCGGCTAATCGCCTCTGCCTCCACCCCGCGCAGGTTTACCGCAACGCGGGTGACTGGCTGGGCTGAGACAACCGCCGTATTTTCACTGTGCAGGCCGCGTACCTCGACTGGGACCAGCTCCCCGCCGCTGAGCAGATCAAGTCGATCGCCCACGGCAATGCTGCCTGCCCCAAGTGTTCCGGTGACCACGGTGCCCGCGCCCTTCACGCTGAAGGAGCGATCTACCCACAGGCGAACGCGCTGCTCGGCATCTGGAGCAGGCGCGGCGGCCAGCACGGTGTCGAGCTCAGCGCGCAGCTTCTCGATGCCCTCCCCGGTCTTAGCGGAGACCTCGATGATGGCGGCGTCGGCAAGCGCGGTGCCCGCGAGCTGCCTGCCTACCTCCCCGCGCACCTCCTGGCGACGCTGATCATCCGCACGGTCGGAGCGGGTCAGCGCCACGACGCCGTGGCTAATTCCCAGCGCGGCGATGGCATCGCGGTGATCGGTGGACTGAGCCTGCCAGCCTTCATCGGCGGCGACGACGAAAAGCACCACCGGTGCAGGCCCCAGGCCGGCCAGCATATTTCCCAAGAAACGCTCGTGGCCTGGGACATCAACAAAGGCAACATCGGCGCCCGAGGGCAGGTGCGTCCACACAAAACCCAAGTCGATGGTGAGCCCGCGGCGCTTTTCCTCTTCCCAGCGATCCGGATCCATACCTGTAAGCGTCCGCGCGAGCGTGGACTTTCCATGGTCCACGTGGCCGGCGGTGGCGACGACGTACATCTTTTACTCCTCAGGCTGTAGCTTTTGGGCTTTGCGGATGGCCGCGATGAGCGCGGCGTCTTGGGAGGCAGGGATGCAGCGGACATCGATAAGACACTGGCCCTGGTGGACGCGCGGCAGCACGGCCGACTGCCCAACGCGCAGAAGAGCGGCGAGCTCTTCCGGCAAAGCCACGGCAAAGCCTTCGAGCGGGTACTCAGGTGCCCCACCACCGCCAACACGTCCGGCGTGTGCAACCACCTCGCCGCCTACCGCCTGCGCCACCTCTTCGGTGCGGCGGCGGTACTCGGCGGAATCAATATGCAGGGCCTCCTCGACTGCATTCACCGGCGCATTCAGCGCTGCTTCCAGGGCGTTTAGCCGCAGCTTATCGATGCGCACCGCACGCGCGAGCGGGTGCTTCTTCAACAAAGCAATGGCCTTCTTGGTGCCCAAGATGATGCCGGCCTGCGGCCCGCCGAGCAGCTTGTCACC
Coding sequences:
- the selB gene encoding selenocysteine-specific translation elongation factor; translated protein: MYVVATAGHVDHGKSTLARTLTGMDPDRWEEEKRRGLTIDLGFVWTHLPSGADVAFVDVPGHERFLGNMLAGLGPAPVVLFVVAADEGWQAQSTDHRDAIAALGISHGVVALTRSDRADDQRRQEVRGEVGRQLAGTALADAAIIEVSAKTGEGIEKLRAELDTVLAAAPAPDAEQRVRLWVDRSFSVKGAGTVVTGTLGAGSIAVGDRLDLLSGGELVPVEVRGLHSENTAVVSAQPVTRVAVNLRGVEAEAISRGDSLLSPSTWRVTQEFDVRRVSGESLSDVVQELIAHTGTAGVEARVRPLSGDFARIRLSAPLALQLGDRFVLRGPGARHVLAGVEIVDLVPPALRRRGAAARRAEELAQLEDYRNPAQSLRHRGYALLSELEQDGYETSAPPAGVIAFNKWWITAGQVGKWKQALNDAVQEHMAAKPLSVGLPRGAARDVLGVEEDSLLNLAVAAAKLESAEGVIRLPGAAVNLGEAEASVAELERRLKREPFAAPEAADLRELGLGNKELAAAERAGRLLRLKDGVVLLPAAVAEARTRLQGIEQPFSTSQARQALCTTRRVAIPLLEQLDAKGITRRLDGSLRELA